Genomic DNA from Salvia miltiorrhiza cultivar Shanhuang (shh) chromosome 1, IMPLAD_Smil_shh, whole genome shotgun sequence:
ATGTTATTAGAACAAAATAAAGaagacaaaacaaaaaaaccGAAAAGGAGCACTCATTGACTTCCTTACTCCATtactaaaattattatgcacATTTCAGGAATGAAGATAAGTAAGGAATCAGCTGCATTGAGGTGCAAGTAGAATAAAGATAACATATTTTCTCAAACAAAGAACAAAGATAAAGTATACTCTTGGGCTCACCTTGCTCTTATCTCCCAGTTCTGCCAGCTCAGCTTCAATTAACTTATCAACAGATTTAGTCTCAACCTTTTTGGGCAAGCTTCCACTGTTCGCGGCATCTGCATCGGTGCATTGCCTCTTAGCCTGTGGCCCCAGGGTCTCAGCTTCTTTGGTATCTCGATGCTCAGGTTTCTCTTCCTCTGTAGGTGTTTGATTCTGAGGAGGCACAGCATTCTCAGTTTCAAGTCTTGACTCATCATTTCCATTGTCAGTCGAGGCAACAGCACTTTGGTTTTTGTCCTCCCTTGTCTCTAGATTGTTTTTATCCTTTGCATCATCTTTATTGGAATCTTtatcatcgtcatcgtcatcgttGTCGCTTCCAGAAGAATCTGATGCGAATTTCGTGATTTTGTTTGAAGGCTTCTTCGGTGGTTCTGCGTGCTCAAACTTTGACTCTGCATCATCCACCAGTTCTTCATAGAACTGTTTAAACAAATATATTAGAACTCTAACTCTGATGTCACTACTGTCATGctctaaaaaggaaaaaaaaaaatcgataaaTAGTGCATCATTCATATCTCTGTCGATGAGAAATGCTTCCTGGTCTCAATCTACCATGGTATAGGCTAAAAAgttttactccatccgtccaccaattcgtgtcctaagGGAAGGGGGCACAGGTTTTatgaaaaagtgtattgtttatttgttgagtggagaagggagcacgacttttaagaaaaaattatttatttgttaaggaaatagttactaaaaatgggtagggcacgaattggtggacggaccaaaatggaaaattaggacacgaattggtggacggagagagtacaaaaTAGCACAGCTCGGCGAACAAAAACCTAAACCCACAAACTCAGTAATGTGAAAGGATATAAGCTGGACAACATTGATTACAGAAACTTTGTAGTTCGCAATGTGCAAACATCTTTCTCATTATCCTTAGTTCCAGGTGAAGATAAACCAAAAGGCATTGCAATCTCCAATTTCGGCTTGCAGCTTCACATTGTTGAAATTCACCCAACAGTTCATGTTTTATAATTCTGTTCACAAATTTAAGCCTTCAACCATAAGGCCTTAATTTAAGTGCATTTTGCCAACATGTAATGTGCATAAACAAATACCAGAGTAACATCTGCACAACTAATAACAGTGTCATCAAAAGCAACTCTTGCTCCATTATCAAGCAGTCGGTAGTTTCCAAACTTAAGGGCAATAGGTCTCACAATCATCTTACCAACTCTTGTTTTAAGGGAAGATCGACATACAAACTAATTAGGTATAGTTATGTGCAAATTCATCAATAGAAAATAGGCAGCACCAGTACAGACCAATACCAAAAATATTCTGATAAACTAACCTTGTGATAAACTTAACAGTTCAAGAGATTAGGTGTcctaaaattaataaaatcatgaacaacaaaaccctaaaccctcaactccaagaaaaaaactaaaatcCTAACTCACTCAACTCATAATCCGCAAGGAACAGTAAGTTAATTAACCAAGTACTCATTCAAAGGCACAATTTTCCATcaaaggtgaaaaaataaattaaaaatagaaataagaaatcgataaaaatatatataacatacAGATTCAATGACACTGATAGCTTCATTTGCTGCCTGGTGCTCCCTCCCACCATCACACGTTATGAAGAATCCCTCAACTCCCGCACGTAATGGGTAAGCGCCCTTTTTCACTGGCCTCTGCAAAAAAAGCAATCAGTTGAAATTCTTCAGCGTATTGAATACGTGAGAACCGAAACACAACCACAACGTAAAGCTCAATAAGCCAATTATTCGACGTATGTATAAGAAagggggagaaagagagagaagtagGGGTAATTACATATTGGGGAAGGTAATTCTTTCTCTTCTTGTTGGAGTTGGTTGGATTGGAGTTGTCGTCGGTCGCCATTAAGTTACTGCAGGCGAAGCGTGCCGAGAAATGCGAGGTTTATAGTGCCGCCATTTCTGCTTTCGATTTTGGTTGATTAATGTCACGTCGCTAAAAGCCCAATGGGCCTTTCAGTAAAACTGGTTTTCATTTGTCTACGCTTTTACATTGCTATGTGTTtccttttcattttaaattggGTTAATAGCAggaaaatacacgaattatCACCGGATTTACATGTTGCACACGACCTTTAAAATTAGTCCCAAAATACATCAtcttttaatttagttgtaaattACACACGGCGAAAGTTCCGATCACTCTTTAGTTTGATCGGCGACGACGTGAACAATATTTAACATTACATGTCGtacttttaatttaaattggGCTAATTACCCGTAAATTTATaccgtttacacggaattggtttttactcttattttaaataatctacctttaaatacataacctttcatttttgtcttGTTTTTGCCTGGTGACcagttttttcttacgccgatGTCGAAAATGACACGGTGACAGCCGAAAATTGACACCTAGACATATTATTGACACgtggaaaaaatattaaaaaaacaaaaaaaaaccacATCAGCATCTTCTCCAAAATGTTGAACGAGGCGCTCAATCCACCGCCATCTTCCATGACGACCACGGCCGGAATGAGCGTGTCGATGAATATGAGCCGCGGCTGATCGCGACCGTCTGGCGCCGCGGCAGCAACGAAGAGGAACGAGAGGGAGTACGGGATGCCTCCGCCGCTCGAATTGCTTGGGATCTCGCCAAATTAATCGGGGGAAGCAGCTTCGGACGCCATTGATGGAGAATTTGGGATGATTACTGAAGGTTTTGAGACTTGAAGAGAATTAGAGAGAGGAGTTGATGGATTTGGGCGGGATTTGGAAGTGGGGATTTTTATCGAGCAGGTGACGGGCGATGACGGTGCAGCGGAGGATTTATAGCGGCGCCAAGGTTGGGGGGAGGGGCAGTGGGCGCCGTCACCGGCGGCACAGGATGGCAGTTACGGGTGGGGGAATGGGAGATTAGGGTTTGGGAGTGGGGGAGATtagggaagatgatgatgtgggttttttattattattattatttattatttattttcacatGTCAATAATATGCATAGGTGTCAATTTTCGGCTGCCACCGCATCAATTCCAGCTACCACCGTGTCATTTCCAGCGCCGGTGTAAGAAAAAATCGATCACCGGACAAAAATGAGACAAAAATGATATGTTATGTATTAAGAGGCagatttttaaaaatacaaGTAAAAACCAATTCCATGTAAACGTTATGGAtatacaggcaattacccctttttaaattttaagGTTGCCAGAaattttattcaataaaattctACCCTATTCTTATCACAAGTACTTACATGAGACTTGcctcatatatatatgaggTCAGATCATAGGTTGATACATGTATGTAGGTCACGGATTGACTCGATTCGCTTTTTTAATCTGCATGAGACATGtttataatactccatccgtccacaatttaaagctctacttgctcttaaatttttgtccacaaattaaagccctattctactttttgtacttttttacttttcttcttttcttatatttactaccctttgccattaatggacccaccttaaaacacttttattattttatattatatatttactacactttatcactagtggacccactcacaacacctttatcacttcaactacccttatatttcatccacatcacatttttcagctttcttagtctgtGTGCCCACACTaaagtggggctttaaattgtggacggagggagtaataacttTGGTAGAAGAATACAAAAATGATGATGTGACACAATGAATAAAATGTTGTGTTTAGTTTCTGAGTTCAAATTCGTTTCCCTTATGATCCCCCAAAATTACATTGCACCTCTCATTGTTTTCTCTCCCATCCCCACCTCCTAACTTGACACAACAGTTTCCCTCTGTGAGTTTACAACGGATTCAAGAAATGAATGATGAAATATCAGTGTTCCTTCCAAAAAGTGGGTCTAAGAAAGAACTTACTCATTTGGATGTGTTGGAGAGTGTCTACAAAACTCAACAATTGGAGAACTTATCTGCAAATAAGGATAAGTGAAAGGATGTAAAGCTATTCTTTATTAGTCTATAAAGAGTAGTTAGTATTATCTCTATAGTGAAGGGGTTGAATTATAGAAtattgggagagagagagagagagagagcggcaaCATCATTGTTGTGAGCTTGAAGCTCTCGATTGTATCTGTAATCTCAATATTCCGATAGTGAAAGAATCCAGAGATCccctccgtggatgtaggcacattgccgaaccacgtaaaaatcttgcATTCTTCTTCTCCGTCCATTTTCTTTTGTACCAGTTTCTTCGATCTATTATGAGCGCCGATCACTTGCTcaacaagtggcgccgtctgtgggaagacACAGATCGGTGCAGTAGATTCAAGGATGTCGACTGCAAAGATTGCGGCGGATTGAATCACGACAAAGTAGATCAATCGAAGAGACCGATTGGGGAAATCCGATCGGAGAGGCGCAGGGAAGGCAGAAGAATAGTGAGATTCGCAGGGAAGGCGGAAGAAGGTCGATCTAACAGATCAATTATGGGAATCTCACGAGAAGCGAATGCAAATCGCTCTTCTTGAGGATATCGATGGCCGCTTATTCAAATAGTTCGTCGGTTTCGCTCGATGTTGAGAAATCAGCGATGTTGCGGAATCGGAAATGGCGATCAGGGCTGTTCAACAGCGATCAAGGTTGTTCAGCAGCGATCAGGGCTGTTCGACAGCGATCGGGGAAGAGTGGCAAGGCCAAGAAACCCCGGAGGGTTTTCAAGAAGGGCAAGAAAGGAAGGCAGGGAAACATGGGCTCAAATGATGAGGCTCAGGGGTGTTTCTACTGCGGGAAGCTGGGGCACTGGAAGAGGGACTGTATTGCTTCGAAGAAAAGCCAAGATCAGTTAAATGCCACTAAGAGGGTGGAGTCACAAGAGAAAGAGCCATGGGATTCCGCGGAAGCACTGAATGTGCTAGAAGGGGGTCTGCAGTGGGTTTTTGATTATGGAGGTTCGTTCCAGTGAGTTTGATGGACGATTGTTACAAGAACTGAAGTTTCAAAGGTGGGTACTACAGGTTCTTGGTAACAACAGACTTATTCTGAAAGggataaggaaaaaaaaagtggCTTGATTATCTTGAGGAAGACAATCACAGGGGAATGTGGTTTGACAAAGATAGATAGATCAGTCTGCACGTTTTGCAGCAAGGTTCTGATTCAGGGGTGAAGAAGAACGAACTGTAAAGGGAGATGGATTTTATTATCTCAAGGAAGAGACAATCACAGGGATGGTGATTTGGTGCAGAGGAGATAATTCAATCTCATAGCACGAAGAAATGATATGGGAGAGCAGAGCTGGGAACTGGGATAGCAGAgctagcagagcagagctgggaacTAGTAGAGCAGAGCTGGTGGATCTTGAAGTTGCAGGATCAGGTGGAGATGTTGGACTTGCGATATTGGGTGGAGCTTCTGAGATTTCACGGGAACATCTTGGAGATGGTGAAAATCGTCGGAGGGGCTCGGAGAACTTGAGTCTTCATCAGTTGGCCGGGGCACAGAGTCAGGAGGCGGAATGCTCATGCTCAGAGACACAGTCAGGTTGAGCTGGTTTGCTCGTGGGACTGTTGGGTGAGGAGGAGTATCGGGGCCATAGGACTCGTGCAGGGGTCATGAGAGGACAAGATAAGGATCTAGTAAATTCTCTTGGAGAGAATGGCACCAGAGCTGTTCCTGTGTCTAAGTTTGTTCGCTGCATGGATCTCATCAAGCTGGTGACCAAGGCTTGATGTATTGGTGGTGTTTGAGTGTCCCGTTGAAGGTGCAGGGTTGTTATTGGAGTAACAACGTTGTTGTTGTTTACTGTTGGCAGCGCTGCTCAATGCTGACAGTGCTGTTCTTTAGCATTGTTACTCCAATGGATGTCTGACCAAAGCACTGTCTGCTGCAAAGTTCATGGAATCTGCTGGAGTTTGCAAATTGATGGTTTTACAgacaaggtggagattgttggaGAGTGTCTACAAAACTCAACAATTGGAGAACTTATCTGCAAATAAGGATAAGTGAAAGGATGTAAAGCTATTCTTTATTAGTCTATAAAGAGTAGTTAGTATTATCTCAATAGTGAAGGGgttgaattataaaatattgggagaaagagagagcggCAACACCATTGTTGTGAGCTTGAAGCTCTTGATTATATCTGTAATCTCAATATTCCGATAGTGAAAGGAGAGATCccctccgtggatgtaggcacattgccgaaccacgtaaaaatcttgcGTTCTTCTTCTTCGTTCATTTTCTTTTGTACTAGTTTCTTCGATCTATTGTGAGCGCCGATCACTTGCTCATCAGGATGTTGTTGATGCGGTTTCTCTGAAGTGTACAAAAGCTATTTTTGTTGAGTTTGATTATGATAAGAGAATATTAGAAAGGTTGCTGAGCAACCTAATGAAGACATTAAGATGGAACTACAGCAGGCTTCGAAACGTAACGACTGTCCACGCTCTCTCAAAATTACTCGAGGTTGTTTTTGTGATGGAAACAAAGAGAACATATCAGGAAATGTGACACattaattatcatttttataatttagaGGTTATTTTGTTGTCTCATATAATGAAAGTGGGTGCCGCAGAAGTGGAGGTCCGGTGATGATGTGGCAGGATTTCAATGATCTAAGCCTCATCAATTTTTCATTTAACCATATTTTATTCTCTTTCAATTATATCAAAAATGCTATTATGGGCTTTTATTAGGAGTTTAAGATGAAATATTTTGGTCTACATTCTATTTTCACAACCGATTATTAcctcaaaatatttcatctgttttttttttttattcaaatcaTTTGTCTTATATGATTATCAGTTGTTAGGGTCATAAATAAAGATAATCTTAccaccatttttctctctctcttttatttttgtttttagatTTTGAATTCCAAAgtgaatttgaaatgaataagtTGTGATCgtttaaaatatcaattttttttttctctctcatctatcTAATGTTGAACAACATACCATTTTTTATGTTGTTTCGTTTGCTAATGGAAAAATAAGTAAATGTTCTCGTTTGTGTGGCTCGTCTGCTTTGGTGATCCCCGGGGCCACGGTTGTCTTGTGACCAGAGCAGGGAGGATCTTTGATGCGTTCGGTGGGCATCCTGTGCTGCCCGCTCAGCTTGGTCCCGCCAGTGCAGTTCTCTCTGGCTGCCCTGCGCTGCCCCCTCGGGTTTAGTTGTTGGCACTTTTGTGCTAGCGCTGGGTTTCTTCCAGCTTAGGGGGACGACTCGCCGATGGGTTTTGGTTAGGCCAGAACTTGTGATGATGGCTTTCCTGTCCCCTTGAACTGTGGTTCTGTTTTTTGGTTGTTTGTTAGGTCGCGTTGCGCCTTTGTTCTTGCTGTACTGTTTTCTGTTACACCGGTTTTGTATCaacttttctttatttcttttcaataaaattgtCATTTCAGCGGAAAAATAAGTAAATGTTACTCAATCTGTCCCGCTAAAAGTGACAGATTACTTTATTGCACGTAAATAAGGAGGCTTAGATTAgcattttaattatgttatgagtttttttttttcgaagaAAATTATATTGTAAGTTAGATTAAGCATTTCTTATATTCATGGTAAATAAAATCgatgcatatttattttttatcagaAAATTGAAAGTtaagaaattctatttttacttaatcaatataactttaatttttaattagataagataatcctcaaaaaaaaaaaaaaaaaaaactgaacgGAAAAGCATATGAACACCAGGCGACTAAGCATGAAAACTGAAATGATTTCAAATTTGTCTCAAATTGACCAAAATTTTGCATCCTTCCAAAAATTAGAAATCACACTTTCAAATTTCAACAAACTAAAATTCCCACAAAACTAACTCTATGAAAATGGAATTTCCATCACATTACATCCACGCTACACGAAAGGATTCAGCAGCCTACAAATCGGGAAAAAAAAGTGGTGAAGAAGAATCTCTCCATCAAGGAGAGGAACATTGTTCAATTTCTTCTTGCAAACTTCAAAAATGGCAAGCCATTGAAAGGCAAAATGAAGGTGGCAATGTTGAAGTTCAGCTACGGCTGTAAACGAACCAAGCcactcgcgaactattcggaatTCGGCTCAAAaaatggggttacatgatagcttacatgatagcctactttatgaggggggaccacatggtgtaaagatgctgcattggggttacatgatagcattagttttgatttttccatttttcatttaagtttaatttcataaatttaaattacacaatttacttcaaatttaaattgcattaattttgaaatcctaaaaattacataaaatttaataaaataaaaacaaatcctacaaataactattccggccctagaggtccgaaacgtgcccaaacatgctccatcaaatcatattaGAGCACGGCGTGCaactgcctatctcggagaattGTGATAGTATTTTATGAGTGAATGAGGAGAATTGTGgagtgaaagtgaggaagaagaaggaggcagatagaatataaagagaagaagaaaaaaaattcgaacGGTCAAATTTGGCACGGAGACCGAGGCAGTCAAagcaattttcaaattcaaaaatcgatttttttaaaggcgcgtgtaaaacacaCGCCTTTTTTCAACCGTTtaaagggctacacgatagaacgtatAGCCCTCGTGTAAGTTCGGCCCGCAtcgcttacacgatagcagactTACACGAGTAAGCTGCTATCGTGTAGGCGTTGCCAATGCTCTTACACTCTTAACTTTTTATTCTTAATATCCGTGCCTAACTtaaaagtgtcaattgaagtggaACCGAGGGAGTAATAATCATCAAACACTATATTTGTTAGTTATATAATTCCCACATCTTAACAATGTACTCGTTATAATATTAACAAAAACTAATAATAACTCAAtaatataaaatcataataataattataataataaaaataatactcgtATTAGTTAATGAAACAATAACAATGTATTTATATAGTTCCTCCGTCCATCAAAAATgaggcacaattactatatttggcgtctacaaaaaataggacattttcCCTTTTAAGACATGAGCCCACcactttttcttatattttatcattatcaataccccttatttacaaaaaaaaaatcaactttaATTCattctcaaccactcatttcaaataatGGTAGGACCCTTTGTCCACTaaccaccaattttattaaaacctgtgtcCAAGAAATGTGCCccatttttggtggacggagggggTAATATTAGTAGGGGTGCGGTTCCAGTGAGAAAATTTTCGTGAGAACatgagaaccattaaaattattgcatctgctatacaaattaatgtatccgttattaaatttattgcaTTTGGGAAAAGTAAAATTTTTCCTCCCTTCAATATTCGAACTCGGGTTCTGCATACATCtatcaagatgatgcatccatcgtaaatcttgatgatccgatgacttaaaatggttatccgttcttattttatttagttgttcttatttgaacatctCTCATATTAGTAGTGCTTAAATATCAAGACTTATACCttaaattttagggttaattgcgccaaaaaccatgaactataccCCCATTTCCaacttttccatgaactttttttttttatcaaaaattccctgaactttatgtgttgaacaattttttcatgattttttccTCCGGTAAAGCTCCAGGCTGAGTTGgcgcctacgtggtaataccggGCTGATATGGCGCAtacgtggtaataccgagcTGATATGGCGCTTacttggaaaaaaataaaaaaaatcatatttttccCTCCCCCTCCTCCAGGTCCGGTGGACCGCCGCCCTCCCCTACCACCATCACCAAATCTGACGCCACCAACCACCCTCGTAGCTTCGCCGCCTCTCCTGGCATGCTAGCAGATCCGCCGCCACCAGCCATGGCATGGTTGGGCTCGTAGATCCGCCGCCACCAACCAC
This window encodes:
- the LOC131006818 gene encoding uncharacterized protein LOC131006818 encodes the protein MATDDNSNPTNSNKKRKNYLPQYRPVKKGAYPLRAGVEGFFITCDGGREHQAANEAISVIESFYEELVDDAESKFEHAEPPKKPSNKITKFASDSSGSDNDDDDDDKDSNKDDAKDKNNLETREDKNQSAVASTDNGNDESRLETENAVPPQNQTPTEEEKPEHRDTKEAETLGPQAKRQCTDADAANSGSLPKKVETKSVDKLIEAELAELGDKSKRRFCKLDTGCNGVVFIQMRKKEGDPSPKDIVHHMMTSLAVTKKHVSRFLLRLLPVEVSCYTSDDEIRRAIKPVIEKYFPIETEKPRKFSVLYDARANTGINRTKVIDAVAKSVPSVHKVDLANPDISIMVQIVKTVCLIGVVEKYKELAKYNLRQLSSPLKEQ